One segment of Radiobacillus kanasensis DNA contains the following:
- a CDS encoding HEAT repeat domain-containing protein, which yields MSFITISNLLILNGILFGLLFCLFIYLLIFKVVELRKEKNKQMLMEELDPLFLDFVVSGVNQPDFSQVDERIIEDVLSKYLTFFKQGDQVERIQHLASELLSDFYKDKLEHRRLSVRLNALYQLENFHLITFQEQLEGKLKKEAYENAEEKFQLARVLSTFQSELLFQYLIFHGKEPIPKFIYKEILYRFDASISVKFLDYYDQLPEAFQKAVMEWLGETNTIQHLPFVESKLSNDKVEVRISALKAIASIGYVSDVDQLIPFAESKVEPERILFARIAKKLQRERLKKYIVELTSDPSWFVRQAAGEAIASYPDANILFLYILENTTDPFAKDLALQWVEEVGDNG from the coding sequence TTGTCATTTATAACGATATCCAACCTGTTAATACTGAACGGAATATTGTTTGGATTATTATTTTGTTTATTTATTTATTTGCTTATTTTTAAAGTGGTGGAGTTACGAAAAGAAAAAAATAAGCAGATGTTGATGGAAGAATTGGATCCTCTTTTTTTGGACTTTGTAGTTTCAGGGGTGAATCAGCCAGACTTTTCTCAAGTGGATGAAAGGATAATAGAGGATGTCCTTAGCAAATACTTAACCTTTTTCAAACAGGGGGATCAAGTTGAGCGAATTCAACACCTTGCCAGTGAGTTGCTTTCCGATTTTTATAAAGATAAGCTAGAACATAGACGACTTTCTGTTCGGTTGAATGCTCTTTATCAGCTAGAAAATTTTCACTTGATTACATTTCAAGAACAGTTGGAAGGCAAACTCAAAAAAGAGGCGTATGAAAATGCTGAAGAAAAGTTCCAGCTTGCACGAGTCTTGTCGACGTTTCAATCTGAATTGCTTTTTCAGTATCTCATTTTTCATGGTAAAGAACCAATTCCAAAGTTCATATATAAAGAAATTCTCTATCGTTTCGATGCGAGTATTTCGGTAAAGTTTCTGGACTATTACGATCAACTTCCAGAAGCTTTTCAAAAAGCAGTGATGGAATGGCTAGGTGAGACAAACACCATTCAGCATTTGCCATTTGTGGAGTCTAAGCTATCGAATGATAAAGTCGAGGTTCGTATTAGTGCTCTGAAAGCAATAGCCTCAATTGGATACGTGAGTGATGTAGATCAGTTAATTCCGTTCGCGGAATCTAAGGTAGAGCCAGAAAGAATTTTGTTTGCTCGAATTGCGAAAAAACTTCAACGCGAGCGTTTGAAAAAGTATATCGTCGAGTTAACGTCAGATCCAAGTTGGTTTGTACGCCAAGCTGCTGGAGAAGCAATTGCCAGTTATCCAGATGCCAACATTCTTTTTTTATACATTCTAGAAAATACAACAGATCCGTTTGCAAAAGATTTAGCCTTGCAATGGGTCGAGGAGGTGGGCGACAATGGATAA